A window from Cryptomeria japonica chromosome 1, Sugi_1.0, whole genome shotgun sequence encodes these proteins:
- the LOC131038891 gene encoding UDP-glycosyltransferase 74E1, which produces MEQSRATMASGSAHVVVLAFPQAGHTNPILQFSKDLASQGVIITFVSFAFDHHRMLKADKTLQRLGIRLRFESIPDHLPPGRMDIASDILYIFGHLQRIQGSDLEDLIHRLNVAGPPVTCILHDAFMPWVAQVSHNLNVPRALFYTQSATVGAIYHHFKYVDKWNTCEQDSNDVVVIPTIGEMRMTDLPSTFFPPLLTAGCLDDNLSFVESFNSASWVILNTFDELEDKAMNYLREANVPVCTVGPAIPSAFLDGRNREDTQFGGSPWEEETEECMEWLNSKPPHSVVYVSFGSIADISAQQIREIGRGLQSSGQNFLWAIRPSAGQTTVWENFWEVFAEEIGDRGLIVKWSPQLKVLNHPSVGAFMSHCGWNSTLEALSCGVPLLACDLRFDQPTNCKFMVDVWKMGLKLRRTQHGDGDVTFEWDEIERCVRWVICSEEGAELRKNAVHWKESAKKAKMEGGSSYSNVDRFVKEVTK; this is translated from the exons ATGGAGCAGAGCAGAGCAACAATGGCGAGTGGAAGTGCACATGTTGTTGTGTTGGCGTTTCCCCAAGCAGGCCACACAAATCCCATACTGCAATTCTCAAAGGACTTAGCCTCCCAAGGCGTGATCATCACTTTCGTTAGTTTCGCCTTTGACCACCATAGAATGTTAAAGGCGGACAAAACGCTCCAGCGTCTGGGTATACGTCTTCGGTTCGAGTCCATTCCCGATCACCTTCCGCCTGGTCGAATGGACATCGCCTCAGATATTCTTTACATTTTCGGGCACTTACAGCGCATACAGGGATCCGACCTGGAAGATCTCATTCACCGCCTCAACGTAGCGGGGCCTCCTGTCACTTGTATTCTTCACGATGCGTTTATGCCCTGGGTTGCCCAGGTTTCGCACAATTTAAACGTCCCCCGAGCTCTTTTCTACACGCAATCTGCAACTGTTGGCGCAATCTATCATCATTTTAAATACG TTGACAAGTGGAACACCTGCGAACAGGATTCGAATGACGTTGTTGTCATTCCGACTATCGGCGAGATGAGAATGACCGATTTGCCGTCGACGTTTTTTCCTCCACTTCTCACTGCTGGTTGTCTGGACGACAATCTAAGTTTCGTCGAGAGTTTTAACAGCGCGTCGTGGGTGATTTTGAACACGTTTGATGAGCTCGAAGATAAAGCGATGAATTACCTAAGGGAAGCAAATGTTCCAGTCTGTACAGTGGGTCCTGCCATACCCTCCGCCTTTCTGGACGGAAGAAATAGAGAGGACACACAGTTCGGCGGCAGCCCGTGGGAGGAAGAGACGGAGGAGTGTATGGAATGGCTTAACTCAAAGCCTCCTCATTCTGTTGTCTACGTTTCCTTCGGCAGCATAGCCGACATTAGTGCACAACAAATCCGGGAAATAGGTCGTGGGTTGCAGAGTAGTGGGCAGAATTTTTTGTGGGCGATCCGTCCCTCTGCGGGGCAGACAACGGTGTGGGAAAATTTTTGGGAGGTTTTTGCAGAGGAGATTGGAGATCGGGGTTTGATTGTGAAGTGGAGTCCTCAGCTGAAAGTGTTGAATCACCCGTCGGTGGGGGCGTTTATGTCTCACTGTGGGTGGAATTCGACACTGGAAGCGCTGAGTTGTGGGGTTCCGCTGCTCGCCTGTGACCTGCGCTTCGATCAGCCCACAAATTGCAAATTTATGGTGGATGTGTGGAAGATGGGTCTGAAATTGAGGCGGACGCAGCATGGGGATGGTGATGTGACGTTTGAGTGGGATGAGATTGAGAGATGTGTGCGATGGGTGATTTGCAGCGAGGAGGGTGCAGAGCTCCGAAAGAATGCAGTCCATTGGAAAGAGTCGGCGAAAAAAGCGAAGATGGAAGGAGGTTCTTCTTACTCCAATGTTGACAGATTTGTTAAAGAGGTGACCAAGTAA
- the LOC131038912 gene encoding UDP-glycosyltransferase 74E1: MEQSRATMASGSAHVVVLAFPQAGHTNPMLQFSKDLASQGVIITLVSFAFDHHRMLKADKTLQRLGIRIRFESIPDRLPPGIDIVSDVLYVFRHLQHIDGSDLEELIHRINVTGPPVTCIVYDAFMPWVAQVSTKLKIPRAVFYTQSATVAAIYHHFKYVEKWNNCEQDSNDVVVIPAIGEMRMADLPSAFFPPLLVTGNLDDNLSFVEGFNGASWVILNTFDELEDKAMNYLREANVPVCTVGPAIPSAFLDGRNSEDTQFGGSPWEEETEECMEWLQSKPPHSVVYVSFGSVATISAQQIREIGRGLQRSGQNFLWAIRPSAGQTTVWENFWEGFAEEIGDRGLIVKWSPQLKVLNHPSVGAFMSHCGWNSTLEALSSGVPLLACDLRFDQPTNCKFMVEVWKMGVKLRRTQHVDGNATFEWDEIERCVRRVICSEEGAELRKNAVHWKESAKKAKMEGGSSHSNVDRFVKEVTK; encoded by the exons ATGGAGCAGAGCAGAGCAACAATGGCGAGTGGAAGCGCACATGTTGTTGTGCTGGCGTTTCCCCAAGCAGGACACACAAATCCCATGCTGCAATTCTCAAAAGATTTGGCCTCCCAAGGCGTGATCATCACTTTAGTTAGTTTCGCCTTTGACCACCACAGAATGTTAAAGGCGGATAAAACGCTCCAACGCCTGGGTATACGTATTCGGTTCGAGTCCATTCCGGACCGACTTCCGCCTGGAATTGACATCGTTTCAGACGTTCTTTACGTTTTCAGGCACTTACAGCACATAGATGGATCCGACCTGGAAGAGCTCATTCATCGCATCAACGTAACGGGACCTCCTGTCACTTGTATTGTTTACGATGCGTTTATGCCCTGGGTTGCCCAAGTTTCAACCAAATTAAAGATCCCCCGAGCTGTTTTCTACACGCAGTCTGCAACTGTTGCTGCAATCTATCATCATTTTAAATACG TCGAGAAGTGGAATAACTGCGAGCAGGATTCGAATGACGTTGTTGTCATTCCGGCAATCGGCGAGATGAGAATGGCCGATTTGCCGTCGGCGTTTTTTCCTCCACTTCTCGTTACTGGTAATCTGGACGACAATCTAAGTTTCGTCGAGGGTTTTAACGGCGCGTCGTGGGTGATTTTGAACACGTTTGATGAGCTCGAAGATAAAGCGATGAATTACCTAAGGGAAGCAAATGTTCCAGTCTGTACAGTGGGTCCTGCCATACCCTCCGCCTTTCTGGACGGAAGAAATAGCGAGGACACACAGTTCGGCGGCAGCCCGTGGGAAGAAGAGACGGAGGAGTGTATGGAATGGCTCCAGTCAAAGCCTCCTCACTCTGTTGTCTACGTTTCCTTCGGCAGCGTAGCCACCATTAGTGCACAACAAATCCGGGAAATAGGTCGTGGGTTGCAGAGAAGTGGCCAGAATTTTTTGTGGGCGATCCGTCCCTCTGCAGGGCAGACAACGGTATGGGAAAACTTTTGGGAGGGGTTTGCGGAGGAGATTGGAGATCGGGGTTTGATTGTGAAGTGGAGTCCTCAGCTCAAAGTGTTGAATCACCCGTCGGTGGGGGCGTTTATGTCTCACTGTGGGTGGAATTCGACGTTGGAAGCACTGAGTTCTGGTGTTCCGTTGCTCGCCTGCGACCTGCGCTTCGATCAGCCCACCAATTGCAAATTTATGGTGGAGGTGTGGAAGATGGGTGTGAAATTGAGGCGGACGCAGCATGTGGATGGTAATGCGACGTTTGAGTGGGATGAGATTGAGAGATGTGTTCGAAGGGTGATTTGTAGCGAGGAGGGTGCAGAGCTCCGAAAGAATGCAGTCCATTGGAAAGAGTCGGCGAAAAAAGCGAAGATGGAAGGCGGCTCTTCTCACTCCAACGTCGACAGATTTGTTAAAGAGGTGACAAAGTGA